In a genomic window of Nesterenkonia halotolerans:
- a CDS encoding SRPBCC domain-containing protein — MSPVTIVHDTVQVSRSIRIPVDKAWAAYQDTARRAEWAVPAGEQMVYSRDQLTRGGLTEYRCGTPGELKYHVRGEYLVVEPESLMVYTETVTAGDELLSSSLVTWEFRENLDGALVSITNQVTSFVGQEMIDGTRNGHSIALNQLATLLEN; from the coding sequence ATGTCCCCGGTCACGATTGTTCACGACACCGTCCAAGTATCCCGCTCGATACGAATCCCCGTCGATAAAGCATGGGCTGCATACCAAGACACCGCACGACGAGCTGAATGGGCGGTCCCGGCCGGTGAGCAGATGGTCTACTCCCGCGACCAACTGACACGCGGTGGCCTCACAGAGTACCGGTGTGGGACTCCTGGCGAACTCAAGTACCACGTCCGAGGGGAATACCTCGTGGTCGAGCCAGAGTCCTTGATGGTATATACGGAAACCGTCACAGCCGGCGATGAACTACTCTCTAGCAGTCTCGTCACCTGGGAGTTCAGGGAGAATCTTGACGGTGCACTAGTCTCGATCACCAACCAGGTCACGTCGTTCGTCGGCCAAGAAATGATTGATGGCACTCGGAATGGTCACTCGATTGCTCTGAACCAGCTCGCGACGCTGCTCGAGAACTAA